One genomic window of Polyangium aurulentum includes the following:
- a CDS encoding GNAT family N-acetyltransferase — MSTLPFRPIRPEDDPHVAAIIRAVMPEFGASGPGFAIHDPEVGGMSRAYDRPGAAYFVVEIDGRVVGGAGIAPLDGGDGATAELRKMYFLPEARGKGAGEALLRHCLDVAKAMGYARVYLETLTGMDAAQRLYERVGFRAIPAAMGSTGHFGCNRFYLLDLVPGVTTPGA; from the coding sequence ATGTCCACCCTGCCGTTCCGTCCCATCCGTCCCGAGGACGACCCCCACGTCGCCGCGATCATCCGCGCCGTGATGCCCGAGTTCGGCGCGAGCGGGCCGGGCTTTGCCATTCACGACCCGGAGGTCGGTGGCATGAGCCGGGCCTATGATCGCCCCGGGGCCGCCTATTTCGTCGTCGAAATCGACGGGCGCGTGGTCGGCGGCGCTGGCATTGCCCCGCTCGACGGCGGCGACGGCGCGACGGCCGAGCTGCGCAAGATGTACTTCCTCCCCGAGGCGCGCGGCAAGGGCGCGGGCGAGGCGCTGCTCCGCCATTGCCTCGACGTCGCGAAAGCCATGGGCTATGCCCGCGTCTACCTCGAGACCTTGACCGGCATGGACGCCGCCCAGCGCCTCTACGAGCGCGTGGGCTTCCGCGCGATCCCCGCCGCGATGGGAAGCACCGGCCATTTCGGCTGCAATCGCTTCTACCTCCTCGACCTGGTGCCGGGGGTGACCACGCCCGGAGCGTGA
- the gloA gene encoding lactoylglutathione lyase — protein sequence MRILHTMLRVGDLDKSLAFYTEVLGMKLLRRRDYPEGRFTLAFIGYGDEDAHAVLELTHNWDTKSYDIGNGYGHVAIQVDDAYKACEEAKKRGGKVTREAGPMKHGTTVIAFVEDPDGYKIEFIQRKVEE from the coding sequence ATGCGCATCCTGCACACCATGCTCCGCGTCGGCGATCTCGACAAATCGCTCGCATTTTATACCGAGGTGCTCGGCATGAAGCTCCTCCGGCGCCGCGATTACCCCGAGGGCCGCTTCACGCTCGCGTTCATCGGCTACGGCGACGAGGACGCGCACGCCGTGCTCGAGCTGACGCACAACTGGGACACGAAGTCGTACGACATCGGCAATGGGTACGGTCACGTCGCGATCCAGGTCGACGACGCGTACAAGGCCTGCGAGGAGGCCAAGAAGCGCGGCGGCAAGGTCACGCGCGAGGCGGGGCCGATGAAGCACGGCACGACCGTGATCGCGTTCGTCGAGGATCCGGACGGCTACAAGATCGAGTTCATCCAGCGGAAGGTCGAGGAGTAG
- a CDS encoding PAS domain-containing protein — protein sequence MTSGFHDSVQAPMETEGPVDALERLAALSQEEVDDLPYGFVVLDGEGKILLYNRYESRLSRLSPERVIGKNFFKEVAPCTRVEAFYGRFLQLVEREDRLNDAFRFRFYFLHGVQDVAVQFVKAPPVTTLPIPAAESSPRVFMTVVRRPVVEDARGARGTSGPDLRRTLGSIGGVLPVLLDALPSLLERIGPMAVLELGEHVGRALALVIATEATDVDTQAGGGRAILAPGALDGALARAGLGRLSFEDVAVKDGTTASCVVRPPFEMPTSETALFYGAMLAAAIGTGLGQPHRARCIDDPRVLPWHFEITPGAPSERPAPPATGEPDPGQRTDGASRGPGGVSVRPS from the coding sequence ATGACCAGCGGATTTCACGATTCAGTCCAAGCCCCCATGGAGACCGAGGGGCCGGTCGACGCGCTCGAGCGGCTCGCCGCCCTCTCTCAAGAAGAGGTCGACGATCTGCCGTACGGGTTCGTCGTGCTCGACGGTGAGGGCAAGATCCTGCTCTACAACCGCTATGAATCGCGCCTCTCGCGCCTCTCGCCCGAGCGCGTGATCGGGAAGAACTTCTTCAAGGAAGTCGCCCCCTGCACGCGCGTCGAGGCCTTCTACGGGCGATTCCTCCAGCTCGTCGAGCGCGAGGATCGCCTGAACGACGCCTTCCGCTTCCGGTTCTACTTCCTGCACGGCGTGCAGGACGTGGCCGTGCAATTCGTGAAAGCGCCGCCCGTCACCACGCTGCCGATCCCGGCCGCGGAGAGCTCTCCGCGCGTGTTCATGACCGTCGTGCGCCGCCCCGTCGTCGAGGACGCCCGAGGCGCGCGCGGGACGAGCGGCCCCGATCTGCGGCGCACGCTCGGCTCGATCGGCGGCGTCTTGCCGGTCCTGCTCGACGCCTTGCCGTCACTGCTCGAGCGCATCGGGCCCATGGCGGTGCTCGAGCTCGGCGAGCACGTCGGCCGCGCCCTCGCCCTCGTGATCGCCACCGAGGCGACCGACGTCGACACGCAGGCAGGAGGAGGCCGCGCGATCCTCGCGCCCGGCGCGCTCGACGGCGCCCTCGCGCGGGCGGGGCTCGGGCGGCTGTCGTTCGAGGACGTCGCCGTCAAGGATGGCACCACGGCCAGCTGCGTCGTTCGCCCGCCCTTCGAGATGCCGACGAGCGAGACCGCGCTGTTTTACGGGGCCATGCTCGCCGCCGCGATCGGCACGGGGCTCGGCCAGCCGCACCGAGCCCGGTGCATCGACGATCCGCGCGTTCTGCCCTGGCACTTCGAGATCACGCCCGGAGCGCCGAGCGAGCGCCCCGCGCCACCCGCGACCGGGGAGCCCGACCCCGGGCAGCGGACCGACGGAGCCTCGCGCGGCCCAGGAGGCGTCAGCGTCCGGCCCTCGTGA
- a CDS encoding Hsp70 family protein codes for MSSRFEPEVYAIDFGTSNSLLAAASAEASCPPVPLDDAASDPTVLRSLLFFGQDRFSCGAAAVSEFVAGGMQGRLIRSIKKFLPDRGFSGTYIGTRLVTIEDLIGRFLRTMRERANRHFGADVTRVVLGRPAKFSLDADSDKLAEARLGRAAEIAGFREVHFCPEPVAAAHDFQLELDRPRIVLVADFGAGTSDFTIVRMRPEGFDASDVLSLGGIAVAGDALDGSLMRSKVSRHFGAEVTYRVPLGSNLLRMPRPIIEKLCSPADMTVLQHRDVLAFLRDVKGWSLGPDDRQRMDNLLCLVEDSLAYQVFDAIERTKCELSGSPATELRFDYPSLELREPITRGDFDAGSEREIDAVLRALDATVADAGLVFADVDVVCCTGGTAKVPRIAHAIEQRFGVEKVRQLRSFHSVVQGLAERARQLAAEGLPR; via the coding sequence ATGTCTTCCCGATTCGAGCCCGAGGTGTACGCGATCGATTTCGGCACCTCCAACTCGCTGCTCGCAGCGGCGAGCGCAGAAGCGTCGTGCCCGCCCGTCCCCCTCGATGACGCGGCCAGCGACCCCACCGTCCTGCGCAGCCTGCTCTTTTTCGGACAGGACCGATTCTCCTGCGGCGCCGCCGCCGTGAGCGAGTTCGTCGCGGGCGGCATGCAGGGCCGCCTCATTCGCTCCATCAAGAAATTCCTCCCCGACCGCGGCTTCTCCGGCACGTACATCGGCACCCGGCTCGTCACCATCGAGGATCTCATCGGCCGCTTTCTGCGCACCATGCGCGAGCGCGCCAACCGGCATTTCGGCGCCGACGTCACCCGCGTCGTCCTCGGCCGGCCAGCCAAGTTCTCGCTCGACGCCGACAGCGACAAGCTCGCCGAGGCGCGCCTCGGACGGGCGGCCGAGATCGCCGGCTTCCGCGAGGTCCACTTCTGCCCCGAACCCGTCGCCGCCGCCCACGATTTCCAGCTCGAGCTCGATCGCCCGAGGATCGTCCTCGTCGCCGATTTCGGCGCCGGCACCTCCGATTTCACGATCGTGCGCATGCGGCCCGAGGGCTTCGACGCCTCCGACGTCCTGTCGCTCGGCGGCATCGCCGTGGCGGGCGACGCCCTCGACGGCAGCCTCATGCGCAGCAAGGTCTCGCGCCATTTCGGCGCCGAGGTCACCTACCGGGTCCCGCTCGGCTCGAACCTGCTCCGGATGCCACGGCCCATCATCGAAAAGCTCTGCTCGCCAGCCGACATGACCGTGCTCCAGCACCGCGACGTCCTCGCTTTCTTGCGCGACGTGAAGGGCTGGTCGCTCGGCCCCGACGATCGGCAGCGAATGGACAACCTCCTCTGCCTCGTCGAGGACTCGCTCGCGTATCAGGTCTTCGACGCCATCGAGCGCACGAAATGCGAGCTGTCAGGGTCCCCCGCGACCGAGCTGCGCTTCGATTACCCCTCGCTCGAGCTGCGCGAGCCCATCACCCGCGGGGACTTCGACGCCGGCAGCGAGCGCGAGATCGACGCGGTCCTGCGCGCGCTCGACGCCACCGTGGCCGACGCGGGGCTCGTCTTCGCCGACGTCGACGTCGTCTGCTGCACGGGCGGCACGGCCAAGGTCCCGCGCATCGCCCACGCCATCGAGCAGCGCTTCGGCGTCGAAAAGGTGCGGCAGCTCCGCAGCTTCCACTCCGTCGTCCAGGGCCTCGCCGAGCGTGCCCGTCAGCTCGCGGCGGAGGGACTGCCAAGATAG
- a CDS encoding metallophosphoesterase, translating into MKIHILSDLHVEFSPPSLPQTDADVVVLAGDIGVHLQGLSFAESTFPGRPVIYVAGNHEYYGQAIPQLTDELREKSAGSHVRFLDEGEAVIGGVRFLGCTLWTDFTLFGREKQLQSMETARVYMSDYKRIRRSPRYAKLAPIDTLAFHQRARTWLDEALARPFNGPTVVVTHHAPTPRSNPQEYRDDIISAAYVNDLGAMMSASRVKLWIHGHTHHCVDYQENGTRVVSNQRGYPDTPVPGFQPGFVVEV; encoded by the coding sequence ATGAAGATCCACATCCTCAGCGATCTGCACGTCGAGTTCTCGCCCCCTTCCCTGCCCCAGACCGACGCCGACGTGGTCGTGCTCGCCGGGGACATCGGGGTCCACCTCCAGGGGCTCAGCTTCGCCGAATCCACCTTCCCCGGGCGGCCGGTGATCTACGTGGCCGGCAACCACGAGTATTACGGCCAGGCCATCCCGCAGCTCACCGACGAGCTGCGCGAGAAGTCGGCGGGCAGCCACGTCCGCTTCCTCGACGAGGGGGAGGCGGTCATCGGCGGCGTGCGCTTCCTCGGCTGCACCCTCTGGACCGATTTCACCCTGTTCGGCCGCGAAAAGCAGCTGCAATCGATGGAGACGGCCAGGGTGTACATGAGCGATTACAAGCGCATCCGCCGCAGCCCTCGCTACGCCAAGCTCGCCCCGATCGACACGCTCGCCTTCCACCAGCGCGCGCGGACGTGGCTCGACGAGGCGCTCGCGCGGCCGTTCAATGGCCCCACCGTCGTCGTCACCCACCACGCGCCCACCCCGCGCTCGAACCCCCAGGAATACCGCGACGACATCATCTCGGCCGCGTACGTGAACGACCTCGGGGCCATGATGAGCGCCTCGCGCGTGAAGCTCTGGATCCACGGGCACACGCACCATTGCGTCGATTACCAGGAGAACGGCACGCGCGTCGTGAGCAACCAGCGCGGCTATCCGGACACGCCCGTGCCGGGCTTTCAGCCGGGCTTCGTGGTGGAGGTTTGA
- a CDS encoding DUF2325 domain-containing protein → MSQQTRSQDVGKAARTNRTVLVIGGSGGMSNRYRDIVEGHGWSLRHYENKVPPGARRDLGKVALVIIMVTMVSHSLRDQVRNLGLEDARIVYLRSASVSALKGAVEQLAA, encoded by the coding sequence ATGAGCCAGCAAACGCGTTCTCAGGATGTCGGGAAAGCAGCTCGAACGAACCGGACCGTGCTGGTGATCGGCGGCAGCGGTGGGATGTCGAATCGCTACCGCGACATCGTCGAGGGGCACGGCTGGTCGTTGCGGCACTACGAGAACAAGGTGCCTCCGGGCGCGCGGCGCGATCTGGGCAAGGTGGCGCTCGTCATCATCATGGTGACCATGGTGTCGCATTCGCTGCGCGATCAGGTGCGCAACCTCGGGCTCGAGGACGCGCGCATCGTTTATCTGCGCAGCGCCTCGGTCTCTGCGCTCAAGGGCGCCGTCGAGCAGCTTGCGGCTTGA
- a CDS encoding FAD binding domain-containing protein: protein MSLSDLALYSMTRAPSLDALCATVAERHARGEATVLLAGGTDWVVEQEIRPPAGEKEALPLVVDVSRMDELRGISVSPRGVLRIGAAATYLEIRRHPAVLSRAPLLDRMARDIGAVQIQARGTLGGNLATASPAADGVAALAAYDATIVVKSVRGERRIGFAELQTGYKKTTRAPDEVIVAVEIALPPEDSRFIWRKVGTRRAQSISKVALAGVAVVGNGRCVRIGLGMASVAPVTAMLMETRGLILKKPLAELSAAEVDAAVDADIAPIDDVRSTREYRRHAAKAVVKGFLREMGAGV from the coding sequence GTGAGCCTGTCGGATCTGGCGCTTTATTCGATGACGCGGGCGCCGTCGCTCGACGCGCTCTGCGCCACCGTCGCCGAGCGGCACGCGCGCGGGGAGGCGACGGTCCTGCTCGCGGGCGGCACCGACTGGGTGGTGGAGCAGGAGATCAGGCCGCCGGCAGGCGAGAAGGAGGCGCTTCCGCTCGTCGTCGACGTCTCGCGCATGGACGAGCTTCGGGGCATTTCGGTCTCGCCGCGCGGCGTCTTGCGCATCGGGGCGGCGGCGACGTACCTCGAGATCCGGCGGCATCCGGCGGTGCTCTCGCGGGCGCCCTTGCTGGATCGAATGGCGCGCGACATCGGCGCCGTGCAGATCCAGGCGCGAGGGACGCTGGGCGGCAACCTCGCCACGGCCTCGCCGGCGGCGGACGGCGTGGCGGCGCTGGCGGCGTACGACGCGACGATCGTGGTGAAGAGCGTGCGCGGCGAGCGGCGGATCGGCTTTGCCGAGCTGCAAACCGGCTACAAGAAGACCACGCGGGCGCCGGACGAGGTGATCGTGGCCGTCGAGATCGCGCTTCCGCCCGAGGATTCGCGCTTCATCTGGCGCAAGGTGGGGACGCGGCGGGCGCAATCGATCTCGAAGGTGGCGCTCGCGGGCGTGGCCGTCGTCGGCAATGGGCGCTGCGTGCGGATCGGCCTCGGAATGGCGTCGGTCGCGCCGGTGACGGCGATGCTGATGGAGACCCGGGGGCTGATCCTGAAGAAGCCGCTCGCGGAGCTCTCGGCGGCGGAGGTCGACGCGGCGGTGGATGCGGACATCGCGCCCATCGACGACGTGCGCTCGACGCGGGAATACCGCCGGCACGCGGCCAAGGCGGTGGTGAAGGGGTTTCTGCGGGAGATGGGCGCGGGGGTCTGA
- a CDS encoding RluA family pseudouridine synthase: protein MTAPLAHQRFRFVALPEDQGKRLDQVLAARVPDLSRRKARVLVDLGGVFVDGARVKVAGRAVRAGQTIIAHLGGALERATKEVGASARARDEAQLPPFRVVFQDDDIAVIDKPAGLVTAPTPESDRGNLADLLRRALGGELFVVHRLDLETSGLVVFARTAEANRILSERIREHAVERTYLAVLAGTVDWEERTIDEPIAGRRAVSHASVLERLAPGATLTRFRLETGRTHQIRIHARHVGHPVLGDRKYGKPSPIDPPRLSLHATRLGFVHPRSGEPVAFDSPLPEDLATWLDALRARGPSC, encoded by the coding sequence ATGACCGCCCCGCTCGCTCACCAGCGCTTCCGATTTGTCGCTCTTCCCGAGGATCAGGGCAAACGCCTCGACCAGGTCCTCGCCGCCCGCGTGCCCGATCTGTCACGCCGAAAAGCCCGCGTGCTCGTCGACCTCGGCGGCGTCTTCGTCGACGGCGCCCGCGTCAAGGTCGCCGGGCGCGCCGTGCGAGCAGGCCAAACCATCATCGCCCACCTCGGCGGCGCCCTCGAGCGCGCGACCAAGGAGGTCGGCGCCTCCGCCCGCGCCCGTGACGAGGCCCAGCTCCCGCCCTTCCGCGTCGTCTTCCAGGACGACGACATCGCCGTCATCGACAAGCCCGCAGGCCTCGTCACGGCGCCCACGCCCGAGAGCGATCGCGGCAACCTCGCCGACCTGCTCCGCCGCGCGCTCGGCGGCGAGCTGTTCGTCGTGCACCGGCTCGATCTCGAGACGAGCGGCCTCGTCGTCTTCGCGCGCACGGCCGAGGCGAACCGCATCCTGTCCGAGCGCATCCGCGAGCACGCCGTCGAGCGCACCTACCTCGCCGTCCTCGCGGGCACGGTCGACTGGGAAGAGCGCACGATCGACGAGCCCATCGCCGGGCGCCGCGCGGTGAGCCACGCCTCCGTGCTCGAGCGGCTCGCGCCCGGGGCGACGCTCACCCGCTTCCGCCTCGAGACGGGCCGCACGCACCAGATCCGCATCCACGCCCGGCACGTGGGGCACCCCGTGCTCGGCGATCGCAAATATGGCAAGCCCTCGCCGATCGACCCGCCGCGCCTTTCATTGCACGCGACGCGCCTCGGCTTCGTCCACCCTCGCTCGGGGGAGCCCGTCGCCTTCGACAGCCCCCTGCCCGAAGACCTCGCCACCTGGCTCGACGCTCTGCGCGCGCGCGGCCCGAGCTGCTAG
- a CDS encoding TerB family tellurite resistance protein, with the protein MREENMAIVKSLVSVAWADGQFADKEREMVEALISAFEATDEQAKEIRDYAGEKRSIEDIPVLDLSRDDRRILLQHAVLLTFVDGEQHETEKKFIDELCRTLEISDEEAKALIAPAEARAKRFLNLL; encoded by the coding sequence ATGCGCGAAGAGAACATGGCGATCGTGAAGTCGCTGGTCAGCGTGGCCTGGGCGGACGGTCAGTTCGCCGACAAGGAGCGCGAGATGGTCGAGGCCCTGATCTCCGCGTTCGAGGCGACGGACGAGCAGGCCAAGGAGATCCGCGACTACGCTGGCGAGAAGCGGTCGATCGAGGACATCCCCGTCCTCGACCTCTCCCGGGACGACCGCCGCATCCTGCTCCAGCACGCCGTCTTGCTCACCTTCGTCGACGGCGAGCAGCACGAGACCGAGAAGAAGTTCATCGACGAGCTCTGCCGCACGCTCGAGATCTCGGACGAAGAGGCCAAGGCGCTCATCGCCCCGGCCGAGGCCCGCGCCAAGCGTTTCCTCAACCTGCTCTGA
- a CDS encoding VOC family protein, producing MSPLPVHHLAVVVADLARAEHFYSTVLGLPVLRRWEDAEGKPRSVWLALGGGAFLAVERAETPLAARRADTAPGFHCLALAIRPEERESWRARLADAGFPVERESPYTLYTRDPDGNLVGLSHFPDAP from the coding sequence ATGTCGCCCCTCCCCGTCCACCACCTCGCCGTCGTCGTCGCCGACCTCGCCCGCGCCGAGCATTTTTATTCGACCGTGCTCGGCCTGCCCGTCCTGCGCCGCTGGGAGGACGCCGAGGGAAAACCTCGCTCGGTGTGGCTCGCGCTCGGCGGGGGCGCCTTTCTGGCCGTCGAGCGCGCCGAGACGCCCCTCGCGGCGCGCCGCGCGGACACGGCCCCGGGCTTTCATTGCCTCGCCCTCGCAATCCGGCCCGAGGAGCGCGAATCGTGGCGCGCGCGCCTCGCGGACGCGGGTTTCCCCGTCGAGCGGGAGAGCCCTTACACGCTCTACACACGCGATCCAGACGGAAATCTCGTCGGCCTCAGCCATTTTCCCGACGCGCCCTGA
- a CDS encoding DUF4419 domain-containing protein produces the protein MRTFAVSDVPAPEGPLHGASLAKSLSMRHRVSAEASACNLGNLVGFSGNPFVEAVGTAFSLHYPLVLSPDDVWLCIAQGFGAHVDVNAEALRSRFVRHEGKAEIRVRRDNFVKGSAENDWPGCFKEFSDGIAEHVGKMRDLVVADFSTTGPVERAASEIVLMSAFQRYFDYVVETRCGIPAITLLGTVEDWRSIRRRAEYLAEFGLGTWVDALLPVLDQIVAVAAGGALDLRFWRSFYNIDNMSGGPYVSGWINVLFPYLDVADIYGKARKRGPNPFASNWAEGFEREYHGGPRESDFPLGLSRVPFLWEYLGQDIPMAFLGGFVGVSQDPETLAVRPAIGWAVQEAAAEGQQG, from the coding sequence ATGCGAACATTTGCCGTCTCGGATGTGCCCGCCCCCGAGGGACCCCTGCACGGAGCCTCGCTCGCCAAGTCGCTCTCGATGCGGCACCGCGTCTCTGCCGAGGCGAGCGCGTGCAACCTGGGGAACCTGGTCGGCTTCAGCGGCAATCCCTTCGTGGAAGCCGTGGGCACCGCGTTCTCGCTGCATTATCCGCTCGTCTTGTCGCCCGACGACGTGTGGCTGTGCATCGCCCAGGGCTTCGGCGCCCACGTCGACGTGAACGCGGAGGCGCTGCGCAGCCGCTTCGTGCGGCACGAGGGGAAGGCCGAGATCCGCGTGCGGCGCGACAACTTCGTGAAGGGCTCTGCCGAGAACGACTGGCCGGGGTGCTTCAAAGAGTTCTCCGACGGGATCGCCGAGCACGTGGGCAAGATGCGCGACCTCGTGGTCGCAGACTTTTCGACCACGGGGCCCGTGGAGCGGGCAGCGTCCGAGATTGTGTTGATGAGCGCGTTTCAGCGCTACTTCGACTACGTCGTGGAGACGCGCTGCGGCATCCCTGCGATCACGCTGCTCGGGACGGTCGAGGATTGGCGGTCCATCCGACGCAGAGCGGAGTACCTCGCGGAGTTCGGCCTCGGGACGTGGGTCGACGCGCTGCTTCCCGTGCTGGACCAGATCGTCGCCGTGGCTGCAGGCGGCGCTCTCGACCTGCGATTCTGGAGGTCGTTCTACAACATCGACAACATGTCGGGCGGGCCCTACGTGTCAGGCTGGATCAACGTGCTGTTCCCTTACCTCGACGTCGCGGACATCTATGGGAAAGCGCGCAAGCGCGGGCCGAATCCATTCGCATCGAACTGGGCCGAGGGTTTCGAAAGGGAATACCACGGAGGCCCCAGAGAGAGCGATTTTCCGCTGGGGCTCTCGCGGGTGCCCTTTCTCTGGGAATACCTCGGGCAGGACATCCCGATGGCGTTCCTCGGAGGGTTCGTCGGAGTATCTCAGGATCCGGAGACGCTGGCCGTGAGGCCGGCCATTGGCTGGGCGGTGCAGGAGGCGGCGGCGGAAGGCCAGCAGGGATAG
- a CDS encoding DUF4388 domain-containing protein — MNIGEQVKGEAMFDNAAAWGERDASRQGGLSAEGASSFVDRHGASSERQRGRLVLRGQLDEVGLDELVASLRSKGKSCVIEVRSAARHAEIAIERGRVTLARADGLPLNADTETAFATIRGFYRAIFDVLMLDEPSQPSTMPPPPPSGVPVPSSRPASSATWAAVRPPPVPVPDGDATEVALAAAVMNACGAYTRKWLGAKVATDVMLAAWVRVVAQHPALEAFRISPDGMVSVSGIERAKSAIPRAVAAWVFTVFESGAMFNSLRFQRMFVPEMLGGLMRLLDKGGWGEAFREGGTR, encoded by the coding sequence ATGAACATCGGGGAGCAAGTGAAGGGAGAGGCCATGTTCGACAACGCCGCCGCCTGGGGTGAGAGGGATGCGTCCCGGCAGGGAGGGCTGTCGGCCGAAGGCGCGAGCTCGTTCGTGGATCGCCATGGCGCGTCGTCGGAGCGACAGCGGGGCCGGCTGGTCCTGCGCGGTCAGCTCGACGAGGTCGGGCTCGACGAGCTCGTGGCTTCCCTGCGGTCGAAAGGGAAAAGCTGCGTCATCGAGGTGCGCTCGGCCGCGCGTCACGCCGAGATCGCCATCGAACGCGGCCGGGTGACCCTCGCCCGCGCCGACGGGCTTCCGTTGAACGCCGATACCGAGACCGCGTTCGCGACCATTCGCGGGTTTTACAGGGCAATCTTCGACGTGCTCATGCTCGACGAGCCCTCGCAGCCCTCGACGATGCCGCCGCCGCCGCCGTCGGGCGTGCCCGTCCCCTCGTCGAGGCCTGCGTCCAGCGCGACCTGGGCCGCCGTGCGCCCGCCGCCCGTGCCCGTCCCCGATGGCGACGCGACCGAGGTCGCCCTCGCCGCCGCGGTGATGAACGCCTGCGGCGCCTACACGCGCAAATGGCTCGGCGCCAAGGTCGCGACGGACGTCATGCTGGCCGCCTGGGTGCGCGTCGTCGCCCAGCACCCCGCGCTCGAGGCGTTCCGTATCTCGCCCGACGGGATGGTGAGCGTGTCGGGAATCGAGCGCGCGAAATCGGCCATCCCGCGCGCCGTCGCCGCGTGGGTGTTCACGGTGTTCGAGTCGGGCGCGATGTTCAATTCTCTCCGATTCCAGCGAATGTTCGTCCCCGAGATGCTCGGAGGGCTCATGCGACTGCTCGACAAGGGGGGCTGGGGGGAAGCTTTCCGAGAGGGAGGTACTCGATGA
- a CDS encoding PAS domain-containing protein, with amino-acid sequence MGDLPKESVEELREQLALARERIATLESRIEAESKDKRKKADWVYAALESAGVGVWDWDITRNVVSWTDATLRIYSVDRETFAGTIESFMDLVPEEDRASVKARIGRVFEQHEPEYFVEHRVRRPDGQLRWVRGYGFGYFDEQKRPYHLAGVVFDITDEKREQEERQALAQQIIDTQRETLRQIGAPIVPIGPRVLALPLIGTLTPERANLVIEELLRAVSERSAEVIILDVTGVPTVDTDVADGLIRAAQAVRLLGAEVVMTGVQPPVAKALVELGVDMGAFVTKADLQSGIAWAARRERGGDLKPQAARRRP; translated from the coding sequence ATGGGAGACCTGCCGAAAGAAAGCGTCGAGGAGCTACGGGAGCAACTCGCGCTCGCGCGCGAGCGCATCGCCACGCTCGAGTCTCGCATCGAGGCCGAGAGCAAGGACAAGCGGAAGAAGGCCGACTGGGTCTATGCGGCGCTCGAGAGTGCCGGGGTGGGCGTGTGGGACTGGGACATCACGCGGAACGTGGTCTCCTGGACCGACGCCACCCTGAGGATCTATTCCGTGGACCGCGAGACCTTCGCCGGGACCATCGAGTCGTTCATGGATCTCGTCCCGGAAGAGGACCGCGCCAGCGTGAAAGCGCGCATCGGTCGGGTCTTCGAGCAGCACGAACCCGAGTACTTCGTCGAGCACCGCGTGCGCCGGCCCGACGGCCAGCTCCGATGGGTGCGCGGGTACGGCTTCGGCTATTTCGACGAGCAGAAAAGGCCCTACCACCTGGCGGGCGTGGTCTTCGACATCACCGACGAGAAGCGCGAGCAGGAAGAGCGTCAGGCGCTGGCGCAGCAGATCATCGATACGCAGCGCGAGACGCTGCGCCAGATCGGCGCGCCCATCGTCCCGATAGGCCCTCGCGTGCTCGCCCTGCCGCTCATCGGCACGCTGACGCCCGAGCGAGCCAACCTGGTGATCGAGGAGCTGCTGCGCGCGGTGAGCGAGCGGAGCGCGGAGGTGATCATCCTCGATGTCACGGGCGTGCCGACGGTCGACACGGACGTCGCCGATGGCCTGATCCGCGCAGCGCAGGCGGTGCGATTGCTCGGCGCCGAGGTGGTGATGACCGGCGTGCAGCCGCCCGTCGCGAAGGCGCTGGTGGAGCTCGGCGTCGATATGGGCGCCTTCGTCACGAAGGCGGATCTGCAATCGGGGATCGCGTGGGCCGCGCGGCGCGAGCGCGGGGGCGATCTCAAGCCGCAAGCTGCTCGACGGCGCCCTTGA
- a CDS encoding (2Fe-2S)-binding protein produces the protein MKITLTVNGAAREIESPPLARLLDALRGPLGLPGTKEGCGEGECGSCTVLLDGEPVNACLVSIGQCEGRAVTTVEGLGDAAHLSPLQRCFVDHGGAQCGICTPGMLIAAEALLARRPDPKEEEIREAIAGNLCRCTGYQRIVESIREAARARQEGSAP, from the coding sequence TTGAAGATCACCCTCACCGTCAATGGTGCGGCGCGCGAGATCGAATCGCCGCCGCTCGCGCGCCTGCTCGACGCCCTGCGCGGGCCGCTCGGGTTGCCTGGCACGAAGGAGGGCTGCGGCGAGGGCGAGTGCGGCTCGTGCACGGTGCTGCTCGACGGCGAGCCGGTGAACGCGTGCCTCGTCTCGATCGGGCAATGCGAGGGGCGCGCCGTGACCACGGTCGAGGGGCTCGGCGATGCCGCGCACCTGTCGCCCCTGCAGCGCTGCTTCGTCGATCACGGCGGCGCGCAATGCGGCATTTGCACGCCGGGGATGCTGATCGCGGCCGAGGCCCTGCTGGCGCGCCGGCCGGATCCGAAGGAAGAGGAGATCCGCGAGGCGATCGCGGGAAACCTTTGCCGCTGCACGGGCTATCAGCGCATCGTGGAGAGCATCCGCGAGGCGGCGCGGGCGCGGCAGGAAGGGAGCGCGCCGTGA